The nucleotide sequence TCGCTAGATACTGAATGTGATACGgagtaaaatatgaatgaatcggCTACGAAAGGTGTTTAATTTGATTCCTTCGGTCAAAGATTTAAAACTGATGTGACGAAGCATGTAAACAAATCACGATCTTTCGGTAAATATCTCTGAATACTAGCTGGATCCCTTTAATTATACGGATTAAACACCCAATACTGGCAAAACATCAGACTGGAGGAAACCGTTCGCTGCCTGAATGATAAATTTAGCGGATACACAAGCGAACCAGGTCGTTTTTAGAATATTTCGGGAAAGCAATTTGagcgtttttgaaaaaaaaaaaaaaagagaaaaaaataaaaaactggtgGCTTTCATTAGTCATtacgaaaaaaaataataataataatttcacatgGTGTGTGCCATCTCTTCTCCAGTAGTGATGGGAAATCTCAATACATCACTCCTAAAATAGTATCGAATCAAATCATCTCCACCTCTAGTGTTACAGCATGTGATTGCACAACGAACACCTGGTTGAATTCAGCGATGCAAGGTGAAGTCCTTCAAGAATGTCGCCCTTACGGACGATCCACCGAGTGTTTCCGTTAAGTTCGTACCTCAGTTTCATTCAGGTAGAGCCCACCTACAGCCCATCTACAGAGCAAACGAATGCTCCTTGTCATCAGGCACCGGTTTAACGGCCCAGCCTTCGTGTTCGAGGAAGATTAGATGATAAAGCTATGAGCTGGAGGGGTCGACACTCAGAAAGAGAGGAGAAAACGGCCAAAGAAAAGGACTATGTGAAGATCCAGTGCCCAAAGGGGGTGaaggtgtgtttctgtgtgtgaggGGTGTAGTGCTTTCGGCCGTGTGTGGGCTGCAGGTGTCTCGCTCTCGTTCGATCTCTCGCTCACACTAGGTTGTACTCTTTGAGGTTGTGCTGCAGGATGGTGTCCTTGACCGCTGCGAAGACGAAGCGGATGTTTTCGGTGTCTGTGGCGCAGGTGAAGTGCGAGTAGATGATCTTGTCGCTGTCTGGGTTCAGGTCCACGAACATCTTCAGGATGAACTCGCGGCCCGCCTGGGCGTCCCTCTGCGGACCTGTGAGTGGGTAAATGAGAGTTTGGAGACCAAACAGGCTGTGGAGGTGTATTTGGAAGTGGATGCAGTTCACAAGTCTACCACATGGTGTCAGAGTAGGCTTCATTTGAAACCTGTGAAAAGGCTGTTACCGTCAAATTCAGGGAAGTAGTCCACCAGGTGAGAGTACATGATCTTCTCCTCCAGAAGGTCCTTCTTGTTCAGGAACAGAATGACTGAAGAGTTCTGGAACCAGGGGTAGGTGATGATTGTGCGAAACAGCGCCTTGCTTTCCTCCATGCGATTCTGCAGAAGTCAGAAACAAAGATATCATGATAAAAGCTTCGACTGCACTGAAAACTAATGCAGATGACTAATGCTGAAGAACCTCTATGaatgatttatgtatttacatatatactCCGTTATATTGCTCAATTATAATGCACAATTTCCAGATAAAATCCCTATAAGTAGATACTAATAATAAgtgaaatttacatttataaatgtgtaatggaagaaaaatatttacttttacacattataaaacaaatatctaATACTAATAGTAGAAAATagatttacattacaaaaatctataaaatataatcaaaatacatcaaaaatgtataataaattaattaaaaataataaatgtgcattattaatttgaatatatctaaattataaatataattattacaacTAGGAATAacactaatattaataatttaaaatgattaaataaattaattttgatatacacatttaaaaaaaaaaatgaaattgctaatacaactaataaataaattaaaatgtataaatataattaaacatgtAAATAGTTTGTAAATGTACATTATATCCATTTTAATCTTTTAGacattataaaaaacaaatgcaataaaaaaatacacaaactacaataacaattttaattctaattaaaaataaatgaaaaataagagTAACAATAATCACCTCATTGTCAGATTCCACAAGGACCTGGTCGTATTCGCTCAAAGCAACCAGGAACATGATAGACGTGACGTTCTCAAAGCAGTGGATCCACTTCCTGCGCTCGGATCGTTGCCCTCCGACATCCACCATCCTGAGACAGAGGTGACAAAGTATGAATACACATAAAAAGACTGCTTTGATGATTATGATGACTATGAAAAAGCCTGTGCCAGTGTTGTGTACGCTATTGAGATCCTGAACTGAAATGACTTTAAATTCATCCTAAAACTAAGCTACATACACATTCAGTCAATTCTGAAACAGATTTGCAACATTTTCATTGGAAATGGGCTACTAGATATCTATTTATCAAATCAAATTAGATCTAGAGGCCCTGCAATGCCACCAGAAATGAATGAGTACTTAAGCATGGAAACCACTTGTCATACAAAATTAGATGCATCTCAAAAATCACATGTCTGTTATCATCGTTATATTAACATTTTGGCAGAAAAATCTTGAGGTTAATTGCATTACATCTGGAATTCATTCTCACATGCATGCACAAATTAGGTCGTGACAATTTTGTGGTTTCCAGGTATCAACCGTTTAGATAAAACTCTGACTTGTGCGTTTCTAACATGAACTGAACAAGACCAGCTCAAAACATGAAAGCAGAGGTTCATTTAATACAGAGAATTACAGAAGAATCGAAACGGGGCAATAAGCAGGTAATTCTGATTTCATCGTGCCACCGACCTACGGTCACGTATGGAGCCGGCCGTCTTCAGTTCTGGTAAAATGGTGACATTGTAAGCGGTGAATTTCACAAAGGAACCAAAactaacacacaaacattcaGAGACGCCACAAACAAAAAGAGAACTGCAGAGTTTCAGATGCATGCTGGGATTAGTAACATCCAAGAAAAACGGACAGGACGGACAGGTGAATGAATGAGTGATGAAAAAGCGTGTTGGCACTGTATTAGTAAAGCcctgagacagagagaaaaacagataCACAACTGTACAACTGCATGTCGGGGCCCAACAACAAAATTATTCACAACGCAAATATTGATTATGAACTAAAATACATTCTTGGGCCTTGGAAGGTCATGAACAAAAATTAATACGATGACAGTTTTTTGGCAAACCTCATTGaaacaaaaagtttttaaaatacttttcataCTAGTCTGACAAGTCCAGAAACATATCCGAtatttcattagattttttttttttttttttgacatgcctCGACAAGTACACTAACttttgaaaaaacttttttttccctatttgGTTTGCTATGATTAATtcaaattttctatttttttttttttttttttataaactgatcattatcaataaatattaaatacttttttttttatttctttgttgttTACGTTATCAGTTTTAAATACATCAAACTACTACTAATACtattatatagatttatagaGCTTTATCCTATTATATAGCTTTACACAatctttttctatatttataataggtacatttttcttgtttttcttttaatttagtaCGTTTTGGAAATTTTATAGCatgtttgccatttttattaattttaacaactatagttttttatagtttttcatcaagttaaaggaaaatgaaaaatgttaacgTGGCAACTAGCTgacttttaaagtaaaaaaataaattaaatacctTTAGTTTCCCCCTGCCTagagttgaagaaacacccatatGTAACTATTTTTCATTAAAGTGAGCCAAATAATGTGGTTTCATGTTCTAGGTGTTGCATTAAAGCAGGTTAATGTCTAAAcgtttttaatttttgtaattttctgAGAGTGGAAATGTATTAAAAGAATCCAGGCCATTCCCAGTTCAACAGTCAGGTAATGCTCACTGCTCCTAAATGAACGGAAATCTACGGAGACAAACTCACCGGAGATTCCAGCTAAAACAGAAGGGAATAATCAAAGCAATTTTTAACtgtgccaccccccccccccccccacatcacACCTGTACTTGGGCTCAGTGAGGGAAAACATAAGAGAAGGCTTATTTTATGTAGGCAACACAGTCTTGTAGACCAGTCTCTAGTGGCCAGGCGTAAGGCTTTGATAAATGGACTCCTTCAGGAGCTACAACCTAAAATAAAGCCTCTTCAGCCAGCCTCCGTTCCTGCAGGAGGTACAGCTGACCTACTTACGAGGATAAGCTCTCTTACTCTGGAGGACGAGGTGCCGGAGATGAAGACAACTCCACCAGAATGTTTAAATGGCTGAGGTTGAGGAGTTTAGTGTGCAGCCATGTAAGTTACTCATCTAAAACTCTTCACCTGTATTTCATAACAACATCTATGGGTTTTCTGCATTCAGTAGTAGCAGTCACCTGAAACCACACGTGGCCTTAAAGGTGACATTACAGATCTACCTTGACATTTACCTGGAATGGGAACCTGCCACCTTCCAGATAAGTTTTTGaagtgcttgtttgtttgttttaaataccCAATAAACATTCACAAGAACGTTATTCGTACATGTCAAGCGTGGATCAAGAGGGAACCTTGTTGTAAGCGAAGTTATTTCTGGCGCCAGCGTGCGTAGGAGGGGTTTGACACGCTGGCTTCCAATCGATTCGCAGGCTTTTGTGATCACCTCTCTTCAGAGGCATTTTCTCTCATCTCAGCTCTAAACAGGGGGTTGTGGAGGGCTTTTCGTTGCTGCATCACCTGCCGAGCAGTGGTTAGTAAACGTTCCCCCTTCACTGGGCCTGAGCTCAAACTCCTGCCTGTGTGGTAATGTTCTCGCATCTGCAATGGATTCTACTTTAAGGCCTTCAGTGGTAATGTTAAAAGATAAAATTGTGTCTGGTGCTGACTACTGTTTAAGAATTCTGACTGGTTTCATACAGTTTCTGTAGTAtggactatttattttattataaataattaataattaattaaaatataattatataattttataaaatataaataagtccAAAGgtaacatttaaatttttcattatGGAATTAATAACCATCGTCAAATCATTTAGTAAAGTAAGCTTGGTAACCGAAGAAAACATTGctggtttttaataaataaataaactttacattcaaatgcaaaatattggcatatatttaaataaaaacactttaaaacatttaaaaaggcaaatcaaaagaaaggataaaaactaatttaaaaggcAAAAAGAactaaaagacaaaaacaaaagaaaatgcaaatcaaatgaaaagacaaaaaaagcaaaaataaaacaaatcaagagaataaaaacaaaataaaggcaaaaagaaaacaaagcaaagactaaaacagacacaaaaacaaatccaatccaaaaacagaagaaaaaaaaacctttctgctttttttaaattttattgctAAATACggcttaatatttttaagtaaacagattttgaattcaaaataaatgcaaagactaaacagactaaaacacaaagcaatataattataatgcatagaAACTGTGTTGCTATCACTTCTAAGAACTTGGTTCTGGTTAAAACATGAATGAACCCTTATCTCTCGTAAACAAATAAcactaaagacaaaaaaaggatGAATGTTAATAAAGTTTATGATGCAAAGAGGTTAATGACTAAGAAGGACATTAACAGCCAGCAACGTCACAGAAATATTGATAAACGTATCGAACCTTGTTCGTTCAACTGGCCGAAGTGGACCAGATCAAAATGTTACAAACATGAAGACATTGAAACTGGGGGAGGAGTCCTCTCCGACATTATGATCTACCTGAAAATGATGCTTTGCAAGTCGAAGGGATACTCAATAATCCCTGTGGTAGGGATGCGAACCCTAAGCACGTCTTGCTGAGTCGGCAGATACGAAGGGTCTGCGATACGGTCCAAATCACTTAGATAGCTAGAGACAaggagagacggagagagagaaggaagaagAAAGAATCAAGCATGGCAGCAGACCCCTACAAAAACAGAGGGAACGCTGCTCGGGATCCTGGGAtgcgaacccacaaccttctgcTTACTCCGCTGACGGTCTTTACAGAGAGCTCCCCAAAAACAACACTCTTTAAGAGTCGCAAAGAAACAACAATTAGCAAAGGTTGAGCCCCGGTTGTGAGAATGCGATCAGGGAAGGCAGCAGTGCAGTTGCAGCAGCAGGTTAAAGGTCAGGAGACAGTGGCGGCAGTGTAGGTGTGCCATGGGATTGGCGATACCTGAAGATTATATTTTCCAGGTCAAAGGGATACTCTATGATGCCAGTAGTGGGCACTCGGACCCTCAGCACATCCTGCTGGCTGGGCACATATCCCGGAGACGATATACGCTCTAAATCGCTAAGGTAACTGTGGGATGAACCGGTGAGAAACAGAGGCATGTACatgtgcatatatatacacaacttTACAAGTAGTCCCAAATGTAAACTCGCATAAACACTTCCTATTTTCCAGGCAGTTTTGGAAAAAAAACTGTAGAATGgatttaaatatggtaaaaaaaagaatattgaaAGTATAAACCTGTAAATATTCaaacccaaaaatacaaattttaactcATCCCCAACGTTCCAAACCTGTCTTATTTTCtttagtggaacacaaaaggaagtGTAAAATTTTTATGCTGCGTTTAAACTTGTCGAGACTTATTCGATTACAGGTCACAGAGTGTCAGTGTCAGGTCAAATCCATTAAGATTTAAAGGGGTTCTCAAACTTgcatttttttgctttttctgaAACGGGGATTCAAATGTTATAATAGCGTCATTTGAATTGGTGTCAAATCCAGCCGCAGTTGAAAACTTGAAATCAAGTGATTCTCAAGTGCTGTTTGCGTATTtgatattacataaaaatacaaataaaattgtattaaatgtaatatttgtccCATATGGACATTTCAGACGTTTTAATGTAGAAACAGAAAACTTTTCATAGAGAACTTTTAAACCCTCCATAGACTGCAATACAACTAATCACATTCAAGGCCTAGAAACCTAatgaggacattgttaaaatagtccatgtgacataagTGACGTcacaatgtccttactacgtttctgggccttgaatgtttcAGTTGCATCGCTGTCTacagagggtcagaaagctctcggatttcatcacaaataccttaatttgtgttcagaagttGAACGAAggccttacgggtttggaacgacattgggATGAGTTATTACTGATAATTTTTATTcctgggtgaactaacactttaaactGTAACTATATGAGAATATGGAAGTCCACACtacagccataaaaaaaaaaacctaagcataataaaaaaattttttgataaataatttttttttttttttcagctgaacaCTGACAACCAATCTTTATCTTCGAGCCTACGCATTTAAACCAGCAGAGGACAAAACTGAACCTTGCTTACAATAAACAGCATTATCATCCGTTGGTGTGGTTAATGTTACAGTTATCTTTATAGATATGATTAGTAGTATGAACAGGCCATAATACTGCATCTATACATCTATGTCTTATTACAAATAGGCTTCTAACTGACCGCAAGAAAAGATGTAGCATTCAACAATTCAATTAATAGCAGTGAAGTTAAAAGGCGCTAATGGCTACTAACAGCACACACACTTACTATTTAGTGGAGTCAGAGAGCTGGTACTCTCGCCTGCGGTCGTAGGCTTCCTGGATGCCTGGATCTGACCAGAGCTTCTTTATTGCACTGACATAGGGCTGGTCAAAGGAGCAAACCTTCTCCACGTCGACCTCTCGCACCAGCAGAGCATTGTTCTGTGCACACAGTAAAAATCCCATTTTATGACTTAATGGCTGTGTAATACTAATGACTTCCAGCGGGGTTTCGACAAACAACTAGGTCACAAGTTGTCGAGTTAAACTTTAAGGGTCTTCTTAAGGAAATATTAACTGATTCTTCAAAACGGAAACATGAGAATAATTAACCGTAATCCTGCACTGAAGAAAGATCACCGTGTCACCGTGGTGTGACAGCAGTAAAATTTACAAGCGAGGCTTGTAGTGCGTTTTATAGCCACGTTTATGGCCTATCTGGGTTTGATTTGCATCTCGACGTGCACTCTGGGCATCAAAGAGATGATTACAGCAGGGGATTGTTCAGTGTACAGCAGTCACCTTGTTCTCTTCGTATTTGAACGGGATCTTGAGGTTCTCGGTGGCACGGATCATGGCCTGCATGGAGGTGAAGATGTTCTGGTAGACGAGTTTGGTGAAGCCGCGCTTGTCCTCGTCAGTGTAGCCTGTCCCGTGAATGATGCGCATCTGTTTGATGAACGTACTCTTGCCGCTCTCGCCCGTGCCTGAGGATGAATAAACAACAACATTGGAACAGGATTAGATCATATTTTAGCCTCCGTTACATATCAGCCTTTGGACTTTGTAGAGTATAAAGGATATCAAAGCCTATCTGGAGCGCTTTCGCATTTGGCTCCAGTTTGGATCTGGCTTTTTTAAAGGTATCAGACGAAGACAACACTCACGAAGACTCCAGATGATGCAAGCTTTATAAGGATAACAGTTTTATATGTTGATCCATTCACACGTTTTGTTATTTGCTTAATGGATTTCACGATGTTAACTAACCATATAACATTTTcatgtataaaattattattctaCATTGGATTTAAGTATGATAATGTGATAAGCAAAACTAAGATTACTAAACACTTAATTGTATTAGAGAGCCTTTAATGaggcaaatatttaataaaatgatatataggAAATGTAAATTTAACTGGTTTATTATATTAATCTTCATTAGCctcatgtaaaatattttacatgtacacacatttaatattctttaaaaaaatataaggcAACACCACAGAACAGGTAAACTTcaataaaaatctgaaaagaaagaagcttcaaataaatatttcaaagtgcgtgaataaatccaaccccccctatagatttatgtttcacgttccataatccgtgaccaacagaggagcatcttggcggcaaagatttaaaacttaaaaactgaCACAGGTAGAGATTTTTTCGCTCGGTAATCTGTGAAGTTTATCTtcgataataataattatgttattaaataataatatttacctgaTACAAGTCAAGCGCTTCGTTGTTCTACTACAGTGACTATCTTTTCAGCACACCGCGCGAGCAGCACAAACAACA is from Carassius gibelio isolate Cgi1373 ecotype wild population from Czech Republic chromosome B22, carGib1.2-hapl.c, whole genome shotgun sequence and encodes:
- the LOC127987912 gene encoding guanine nucleotide-binding protein G(q) subunit alpha isoform X1, with translation MTLESMMACCMSEEAKESKRINAEIEKKIKRDKRDARRELKLLLLGTGESGKSTFIKQMRIIHGTGYTDEDKRGFTKLVYQNIFTSMQAMIRATENLKIPFKYEENKNNALLVREVDVEKVCSFDQPYVSAIKKLWSDPGIQEAYDRRREYQLSDSTKYYLSDLDRIADPSYLPTQQDVLRVRIPTTGIIEYPFDLQSIIFRMVDVGGQRSERRKWIHCFENVTSIMFLVALSEYDQVLVESDNENRMEESKALFRTIITYPWFQNSSVILFLNKKDLLEEKIMYSHLVDYFPEFDGPQRDAQAGREFILKMFVDLNPDSDKIIYSHFTCATDTENIRFVFAAVKDTILQHNLKEYNLV
- the LOC127987912 gene encoding guanine nucleotide-binding protein subunit alpha-11 isoform X2, encoding MTLESMMACCMSEEAKESKRINAEIEKKIKRDKRDARRELKLLLLGTGESGKSTFIKQMRIIHGTGYTDEDKRGFTKLVYQNIFTSMQAMIRATENLKIPFKYEENKNNALLVREVDVEKVCSFDQPYVSAIKKLWSDPGIQEAYDRRREYQLSDSTKYYLSDLERISSPGYVPSQQDVLRVRVPTTGIIEYPFDLENIIFRMVDVGGQRSERRKWIHCFENVTSIMFLVALSEYDQVLVESDNENRMEESKALFRTIITYPWFQNSSVILFLNKKDLLEEKIMYSHLVDYFPEFDGPQRDAQAGREFILKMFVDLNPDSDKIIYSHFTCATDTENIRFVFAAVKDTILQHNLKEYNLV